One Gossypium raimondii isolate GPD5lz chromosome 3, ASM2569854v1, whole genome shotgun sequence genomic window carries:
- the LOC105795197 gene encoding uncharacterized protein LOC105795197 yields MTASHLVAESVWKTIESTHSVNEEQLSILHFLFGKNFERATRIVDQRGVKKISGEPSGRFIFQVVGESRRKEEYFCFAEHYCACYSFFYDVINRAEQLCCKHQLAARLAGSLGACIEVKVSDEQLAVLLSEL; encoded by the exons atgacTGCAAGTCATTTGGTTGCTGAATCCGTGTGGAAAACAATAGAGTCAACTCATTCag TAAATGAAGAGCAACTATCAAT cTTGCATTTTCTGTTTGGTAAAAACTTCGAGAGAGCAACAAGGATAGTTGACCAAAGGGGTGTCAAGAAAATCTCCGGTGAACCCAGCGGTCGTTTTATCTTTCAG GTTGTGGGAGAATctagaagaaaagaagaatattTCTGTTTTGCTGAACATTATTGTGCTTGTTATTCATTCTTTTATGATGTAATTAACAGAGCAGAACAGCTTTGT TGTAAGCATCAATTAGCTGCAAGGCTTGCTGGATCATTGGGAGCTTGTATTGAAGTTAAAGTGTCTGATGAACAGCTAGCTGTATTACTTTCAGAGCTCTAA
- the LOC105795195 gene encoding (S)-8-oxocitronellyl enol synthase CYC2 translates to MSWWWAGAIGAAKKKMEEHDKQSKYKSVALVIGITGIVGNSLAEIIPFSGIPGGPWKVYGVARQPRPASTSHLPIEYIQCDVLDEEETYDKLSKLNDVTHVFYVAWDKRSTEDENCVINGTMLRNVLKAVIPNSPKLKHICLQTGRRHYTGPIDLYGKYHVQPHDPPFREDLPRLKSSNFCYTLEDVLLEEVKQKENLTWSVHRPGLVFGFSPFSSMNIVRSLCIYAAICKHEGEPLRFPGNRQAWEGYWDASDADLIAEHQIWAAMSRRAKNEAFNCSNGDVFKWKDLWKVLADQFGIEHYGFQETEEKVPSLVEMMKDKGPVWDNIVRENGLLPMKLSNAGAWQFVDSVLSGKSLLDSMNKSKEHGFVGFRNSKTSFNSWIKKMKTHNIVP, encoded by the exons ATGAGTTGGTGGTGGGCAGGAGCCATTGGTGCAGCCAAG aagaAAATGGAAGAACATGATAAACAATCCAAGTACAAGAGTGTTGCTTTGGTCATTGGCATCACCGGCATAGTCGGTAACAGTCTCGCCGAGATTATTCCGTTCTCCGGTATTCCCGGCGGACCGTGGAAGGTCTACGGTGTTGCTCGTCAGCCTCGACCAGCCTCGACTAGTCATTTGCCTATTGAGTACATACAATGCGATGTTTTAGATGAAGAAGAAACATATGATAAATTATCAAAGCTTAACGATGTGACTCATGTGTTTTATGTTGCATGGGATAAGAGATCAACTGAAGATGAAAACTGCGTTATCAATGGTACTATGTTACGGAACGTGTTGAAAGCGGTAATCCCGAATTCACCCAAGTTGAAACATATATGCTTGCAAACCGGTCGTCGGCATTACACCGGTCCGATTGATTTGTACGGAAAATATCATGTTCAGCCCCATGATCCTCCTTTTCGCGAGGATCTTCCGAGGCTTAAGTCGTCAAACTTTTGTTATACGCTCGAGGATGTTTTGTTGGAAGAAGTGAAGCAGAAGGAGAACTTGACATGGTCTGTTCATAGGCCGGGATTGGTTTTTGGGTTTTCTCCGTTTAGTTCGATGAATATAGTTCGGAGTTTATGCATTTACGCGGCGATATGTAAGCATGAAGGCGAGCCGTTGAGGTTTCCGGGGAACCGACAAGCGTGGGAAGGGTATTGGGATGCATCGGATGCGGATTTGATTGCAGAACATCAAATATGGGCAGCAATGAGCCGGCGAGCGAAAAACGAAGCCTTTAATTGTAGCAATGGAGATGTGTTTAAGTGGAAGGACTTATGGAAAGTGTTAGCTGACCAGTTCGGTATCGAACACTACGGATTTCAAGAAACCGAAGAGAAGGTGCCAAGCTTGGTTGAAATGATGAAAGACAAAGGTCCGGTGTGGGACAACATCGTGAGGGAGAACGGTCTTTTGCCGATGAAATTGAGCAATGCCGGAGCATGGCAGTTCGTTGATTCGGTGCTTTCGGGGAAGTCATTGTTGGATAGCATGAACAAGAGCAAAGAACATGGATTTGTCGGGTTCCGAAACTCGAAAACGTCGTTCAATTCATGgattaaaaagatgaaaactcACAATATTGTTccttga
- the LOC105795194 gene encoding pentatricopeptide repeat-containing protein At5g02860: protein MAERLALPLLLPNPPPVKTPLSNHTHFTQQNPTSQPNSPAPSTPVFQDLLLRHNSKSQQPIDPQVRTRNRLGRSRDVNRGKRWTHNNLSAQGQQVLNSLIEPSFDSNQLDVVLSKLFEQYQENPDVKADFLAAEVVGIVKALGFYKKSNLALGVFNWVRARNDCGLVLNSSVVAIIISMLGKEGRVSVAANLFNGLHKEGFSLDVYAYTSLITAYAGSGRYREAMVVFKKMEEEGCKPTLITYNVVLNVYGKMGMPWSKVMALFDGMKSDGIAPDAYTYNTLISSCRRGSLHEEAASVFDEMKLAGFTPDNVTYNALLDVYGKSRRPKEAMEVLKEMELNGFAPSTVTYNSLISAYARDGLLQEAMDLKTQMEGKGIKPDVFTYTTLLSGFAKAGKDESAMAVFEEMRTSGCKPNICTFNALIKMHGNRGKFTEMMKIFDEIKACNGAPDIVTWNTLLAVFGQNGMDVEVSGVFKEMKRAGFVPERDTFNTLISAYSRCGAFDQAMAIYKRMLEAGVTPDLSTYNAVLAALARGGLWKQSEKILAEMRDGRCKPNELTYCSLLHVYANGKQVDRMHALAEEIYSGIIEPHAVLLKTLVLVNSKCDLLADTERAFLELRKKGFPPDITTLNAMLSIYGRRQMVSKTNEILNFMNECGYTPSLTTYNSLMYMYSRSEKFEESEQILREVQAKGIKPDIISYNTVIYAYCRNGRMKEASRIFSEMGDSGLVPDVITYNTFVASYAADSLFEEAIDVVQFMIKHGCKPNQNTYNSIVDGYCKLNQRDEAKTFIDNLQKLDPHISKDEEIRLSERVVEKWS, encoded by the coding sequence ATGGCAGAGAGGCTTGCTCTCCCTCTTCTCCTTCCAAATCCCCCACCTGTTAAAACCCCATTATCAAACCACACTCACTTCACTCAACAAAACCCAACTTCACAACCCAATTCACCTGCTCCCTCGACTCCAGTCTTTCAAGACCTCCTTCTTCGACATAATTCTAAGTCCCAACAACCCATCGACCCACAAGTCCGGACCCGGAACCGTCTCGGCCGGTCACGTGACGTCAACCGTGGGAAGCGTTGGACTCATAACAACCTCTCTGCTCAAGGTCAGCAGGTTCTTAATTCCTTAATTGAACCTTCTTTTGATTCTAATCAACTTGATGTTGTTTTGAGTAAGTTGTTTGAGCAATACCAAGAAAACCCAGATGTGAAAGCTGATTTTTTGGCTGCGGAAGTGGTGGGAATTGTTAAAGCTTTGGGTTTTTACAAGAAATCTAACTTGGCTTTGGGTGTTTTCAATTGGGTTAGAGCTAGAAATGATTGTGGATTGGTGTTGAATAGCTCTGttgttgctattattattagtatgtTAGGGAAAGAGGGGAGGGTTTCTGTTGCAGCTAATTTGTTTAATGGTTTGCACAAAGAAGGGTTTAGTcttgatgtttatgcttatacTTCATTGATAACTGCTTATGCTGGTAGTGGGAGGTATAGGGAAGCCATGGtggtttttaagaaaatggaGGAAGAGGGTTGTAAACCTACTTTGATAACTTATAATGTGGTTTTGAATGTGTATGGTAAAATGGGCATGCCTTGGAGTAAGGTCATGGCCCTTTTTGATGGAATGAAAAGTGATGGAATTGCCCCTGATGCTTATACTTATAATACGCTTATAAGTAGCTGTCGTCGAGGGTCTTTGCATGAGGAAGCGGCTTCGGTTTTCGATGAAATGAAATTGGCTGGTTTTACTCCAGATAATGTTACTTACAATGCATTGTTGGATGTTTATGGTAAGTCTCGGCGTCCGAAGGAAGCTATGGAGGTTTTAAAAGAGATGGAGCTTAATGGGTTTGCCCCTAGCACTGTGACTTATAATTCGTTGATTTCCGCTTATGCTAGGGATGGTCTGTTGCAGGAAGCAATGGACTTGAAAACACAGATGGAGGGAAAAGGGATTAAGCCTGATGTTTTTACCTATACCACTCTTTTGTCGGGATTTGCCAAGGCCGGAAAAGATGAGTCTGCAATGGCGGTTTTTGAGGAGATGAGAACTTCTGGTTGCAAGCCGAATATTTGCACTTTCAATGCTCTAATTAAGATGCATGGTAACCGCGGGAAGTTCACTGAGATGATGAAGATTTTTGACGAGATCAAGGCATGCAATGGTGCACCGGATATTGTTACTTGGAATACACTACTGGCAGTATTTGGGCAAAATGGAATGGATGTAGAAGTGTCTGGAGTGTTCAAGGAGATGAAGAGGGCAGGGTTTGTACCTGAAAGGGACACATTCAACACTTTAATTAGTGCATACAGTCGCTGTGGTGCTTTTGATCAAGCCATGGCTATTTATAAGAGAATGCTGGAAGCTGGAGTTACCCCCGACCTTTCTACATATAATGCTGTTTTGGCGGCATTGGCACGGGGAGGGCTTTGGAAGCAGTCTGAGAAAATACTGGCTGAAATGAGAGACGGTCGTTGCAAACCCAATGAGCTAACCTACTGTTCTTTGCTTCATGTTTATGCCAATGGGAAGCAGGTAGATCGGATGCATGCCCTAGCGGAAGAGATATACTCCGGTATCATCGAACCTCATGCTGTGCTGTTAAAGACTCTTGTTTTGGTTAATAGTAAATGCGACCTTCTTGCGGATACAGAGCGTGCTTTCTTGGAATTGAGGAAGAAAGGATTTCCACCTGACATAACTACTCTAAATGCCATGCTCTCAATATATGGCAGGAGGCAGATGGTTTCCAAGACAAATGAGATCTTGAACTTCATGAATGAGTGTGGGTATACTCCGAGCTTGACGACCTACAACAGTTTGATGTATATGTATAGCCGCTCTGAAAAGTTCGAGGAATCAGAACAAATTTTAAGGGAAGTTCAGGCAAAAGGAATAAAACCAGATATAATCTCGTATAACACTGTTATTTATGCCTATTGTAGAAACGGTCGAATGAAAGAGGCTTCTCGGATATTTTCAGAAATGGGTGATTCTGGCCTTGTTCCAGATGTTATCACTTACAATACCTTTGTTGCAAGCTATGCAGCTGATTCCTTGTTTGAGGAAGCCATCGATGTTGTCCAATTCATGATCAAGCACGGCTGTAAACCAAACCAGAATACATACAATTCCATAGTTGATGGGTATTGTAAACTCAATCAGCGTGATGAGGCAAAGACATTTATTGACAACCTTCAGAAGCTAGATCCACATATTTCCAAGGATGAGGAAATTAGATTATCAGAGCGAGTCGTGGAAAAATGGTCATAG